The following nucleotide sequence is from Thermogemmatispora onikobensis.
CGCGGTAAATGGACCGCCGCCTCTCTCGCGCGGCATTTCGAGGTTTCACGCCGCACGATTCTGCGCGATATCGAGGCCCTGTGTGAGATGGGCATGCCGGTAGTGGCCGAGCCGGGACCAGGCGGCGGTTATAGCTTGCCAGCGGATTATGCCCTGGCCCCCCTGCCGCTGTCGCTGCACGAGGCCCTGCTGCTGCGTTTGGCACTGAGCAGCCTCTTGCAGTTGCGCTCAGTTCCTTTCAAGGAGGCACGGGCCTCGCTGTGGGCTAAGATTACGGCGCTGCTGCCATCGCGTGAGGAGATCGAGCCAGGCCTGGAACAGATGCTGAGTTCCTCATCCGCGGCGCGCTCCAGAGGGGCAGAGTTCCCAGTGCCCTTCTTTAGCGATTTGCTGCAGGCGCTGGCGGCAGGCCGCTGGGTTCGGGTAACCTATCGCTCGGAGCGGCGCCAGTCGGAGCAGACCCTGCTGCCCCAGCGCCTGTTTACCAACGCTGGCCTCTGGTACTGCTATGCCTACTCGCTGGAACACGACTGTGTGCGCCTCTATCGCGTCGATCGCCTGCTCCGCCTGGAGATACTGACCGAGCCTCCCAGCGCGAAGCCACCGGAGATCAGGAACCGGTGGGAAGATCCAGCCTTCCCAGAGATCTGCATCCGCCTGACCGAGCGCGGGGCGCTACGTCTTGAGCGCTGCATCCCGCTGGCAGCTCGCCTGCAACGCGAGGCCGATGGCAGTGGTTGGCTGCGCCTGCATTGGAATCCAGATGACTATGACTGGCTGGCGCGCCAGCTCTTGAGCTTAGGCCCGGAAGCCCGGGTTTTGACGCCGACGGCCCTGCGCCAGTGTCTCCAAAGGCTCGCCAGCCAGATTCTGGCATGCTCCGAGGAGGAGAAAATGGTGACATAGTGTTGTCACCAGGTCAGGGGTAGACTGGTCCTTGTCCTGGCCGACCTGACCGATGCGGGCAGCGATCTTGACAGCCGGTCCAGTCAGGTTGCAGACCAGAATGCGCATGAGTTGCTGCTCAGGAGCATAGAAAGGAGTCTCTCATGGCCCAACGGAGTATTATCCACCTTGAGTTGCCAACACGCGACCGCGACGCCAGTGCCGTCTTTTACCAGGCTGTGTTCGGCTGGCAAATGAGACATAACAGCAGATACGACTATTTGTACTTTGAGACCCAAGACGGGATACACGGGGGCTTTCCCGGCCCCGACGGCCAGAGCCAACGCGAGGGGGAGCCGCTGATCTATCTGGCCAGCGAGGATATCGAGGCCACGCTGGCCGCGATCGAGGCCCACGGCGGGCGCTGCCTGATTCCGAAGACGGAGATCCCCGGCCTCGGCTGGTGGGCCCTTTTCCGCGATCCCGCCGGCAATCGCCTCGGCCTCTTTACTCCTGCGCCGTCTACGTCGGGCGAGTGAGCCGCACTGACGTTGCTTTCCCCTCCGCCCGAGTCCGGCCCTAGCCGCGGGCCTGGCTCTGGCGGAAAAATTCGACCGTTTGGCGAATGCCCTCTTCCAGCGTGACCTGCGGCTGCCAGCCGAGGAAGCGCGCTGCTTTGCCACAGTCGAAGTAGGCAAGCCGGATGTCGCCCGGTCGCTTGGGAGCGCGCTGGATGGGGGCCTCGAAGCCAGTGAGATTGACAAGCTGACGGTAGATCTCGTTGACCGAGGTAGGCCGCCCGGTGGCAATGCAGAAGACGTCGTTATCACCTCGCTCCAGCGCCAGCAGGTTGGCCCGAGCGACATCGCTGACAAAAACATAATCCTTGGCCTGCTCGCCGTCCCAGTCGATGCGCACGCTCTCCCCGGTGAGGAAGCGACGGGCAAAAATGGCGATGACTCCCGCTTCGCCGTTGGGGTCTTGACGTGGCCCGTAGACGTTGCCGTAGCGCAAGATAGTGTAGGTCAGACCGTGGGCCTCATGCCAGTAGCGCAGATAGTGCTCGCCAACCATCTTGGTAATGCCGTAGGGCGATTCGGGCCGCTGGGGTGTCTCTTCGGTGACGGGCAGTTGCGGCGGCGTGCCATAGGTCGCCGCCGACGAAGCGAAGATGATTTTGCGCACGCCGGCCTGGGTACAGTTCTGCAGGATGGTGAGCAGGCCGAGGACGTTGACGCGAGCATCGAGGAGAGGATCACGCGCCGAGACGGCGACGCTATGCTGGGCGGCGTGATGGCTGACGACATCGGGCCGCACCTCGGCGAAGAGAGCGCGCATAGCCTCGGCATCGGTAATATCAGCCTGGAAGAAATGGGCCTGGGCGGCAAGATTGGCCGGGTCACCGCCTCCCTCGCTCCAGAGGTTGTCAACGACGAAGACCTCATGACCAGCCGCCAGATAGGCGTCGACCAGATGGGAGCCGATGAAGCCTGCGCCTCCTGTGACAAGAATCTTCATGCTGAGCCAGATACAGGCGCCGCGCCCTCTCTTGTCCTGGCCAGCCAGATGACAGGCAAAGAACCAGGAACCAGGCTGGCGCCTTTCCTCCTTCTGTAATCACGCATGCAGAGCTAAAGCTCAACTGCTGCACCGACTCGCTCATTGCCGGTTCGGCCAGCGGGCGGGGCAGAGCGCTGACCACTCGCAGAGCTGAGAGGGCAGCAGGCGAGGCTTTCCCAATCAGCGAGAGAAGATCGCCGTGGTGGTCAGTTTCCAGTCCCCAGCCATCCGTCCGGTCGTGGATAGCAGTGGCAGCAGTTTTTCTCTATCTTAGCAAGAGTGAGACAGGGCGTCAAACGCGGCCAGGCGGTCGATCCTCCTCGTTATCTCGCGAGGCAAGCGCAACCCATGGACGCCGGGTACAGGAGGTTGGCCCGCCGCCGCTAGCGCCTTTTCTGCGTGGAGGAGGTCGTGCCCAGGCGTTCCAGGGCCTGTTGGAGTTCGTGGGGAAGGGTCAGGACCGGGAAGATCTGGAGGCCCGTTTCACGTTTCAGGCGCTCCAGGACGGCCTGATGATTGCTGCCATCGGCCAGGGCCACGGTCAGCGTCTTCCGGGCGCGCCCGATAGGACAGCAGTGGAGTTCATGGGCGAGATGGGGACTGATTGCCTGGCGGACGCTGGCAGGAACACGTCTTGGCAGCGGAGCGAGATAGGGGATGCCCAACCGACGTGCCTCAGCTAGCAGTTCCTCTGTAGGTGCTGAGGAGAGCGAGAACTGCACGCCCGGAGCGAGCGGCTGACCTTGCTTTGATGGCAGCGCCTGAGCTGGCAGCCCTTCCCTGTCGATCTCATTGCCGGAGACAGGCTCGGTAGCCTCTCCTAGAGGAGCGGTCAGCACCCGTCGCGGGCGCGCCGCCTCACGGAGGACGCTCAGCAGGTTCTGGCTTTCAGCGCGCTCCAGCGTTCGCCCTCCCACTGCCAGGGCTGTGAGGTCCGCCAGTTCATAGGTCTGGAGCGAGCGGACTCGCGAGCAGAGCGCCCACCAGAGGCGTTCCTCGACCGCCACCCGGCCAGGCTCATCGCAATCGGGCAGAACAACATAGCCCCGATTGCCCAGAACAAAGACACGGTCCGTTCTACGCACCAGCGAGCGGAGCGCCGCTAGCAGACGACAGGTGGCCTGGGCACGCCTCTCCCCCAGAGAGGCCGCAGGCGCGCGCTGACCCACAAACGTCAGGGTGATCACCACAACTCCCAGTCGGCCCTCCCCAGCGTTCAATAGCTGCTTCAGTTCAGCAGCGAGGATACGCAGGCTATCGACCTGCACATAGGTCGCTCCACTGCTTGCCGCTCCCTGCCAGACCGGTAAAACCACACGGGTGCTCATCTCTCTCAGCTCCTCTGCCTGCCAGGCCCTACAGGCAACCGGCACAGCAGGCTCCTCTCGGCTCTTACTCTTGCACTGCCGTCGGGTCGCAAGGCCGGCCAGCCTGAATGGAACTCAGACCGGTTCTCGCTTGCGCTCCTCTCAATCGAGCGCTATGGATGCTCTGGCTATTACTGTACTCTGTATTCAGCAGAAACGAGACATCGATCCGGTTGCGTTCCTGTTAAGACTGCGCCCCTACGGTTAAGATCAGTATTCTGCCCCCTTGCTGATGCTGGCCACCAGGAGAAAGAGGGCCAGCGGATCAGAAGGGCTGGCCCCCTCATCGGCCCTCACTTCGCACCCGCCTCGCTGGAGCCACGGACGCTTTTTCGCTGCTCGTTCTCCTTCGCCTGGGGGGGAGAGAGCAGCGCTTCGACGCCAAAGGCCTCGCAGATGGCGCTGAGCGGCTCCCAGAGGCCATCAAGCGTCAGCAGCATCTGCTCTCCATGCTGAGTAATGTCTATCAGAAAGAGGGCCAGCTCTGGCG
It contains:
- a CDS encoding SDR family NAD(P)-dependent oxidoreductase; its protein translation is MKILVTGGAGFIGSHLVDAYLAAGHEVFVVDNLWSEGGGDPANLAAQAHFFQADITDAEAMRALFAEVRPDVVSHHAAQHSVAVSARDPLLDARVNVLGLLTILQNCTQAGVRKIIFASSAATYGTPPQLPVTEETPQRPESPYGITKMVGEHYLRYWHEAHGLTYTILRYGNVYGPRQDPNGEAGVIAIFARRFLTGESVRIDWDGEQAKDYVFVSDVARANLLALERGDNDVFCIATGRPTSVNEIYRQLVNLTGFEAPIQRAPKRPGDIRLAYFDCGKAARFLGWQPQVTLEEGIRQTVEFFRQSQARG
- a CDS encoding helix-turn-helix transcriptional regulator — translated: MHRMDRLTAIVLLLQRGKWTAASLARHFEVSRRTILRDIEALCEMGMPVVAEPGPGGGYSLPADYALAPLPLSLHEALLLRLALSSLLQLRSVPFKEARASLWAKITALLPSREEIEPGLEQMLSSSSAARSRGAEFPVPFFSDLLQALAAGRWVRVTYRSERRQSEQTLLPQRLFTNAGLWYCYAYSLEHDCVRLYRVDRLLRLEILTEPPSAKPPEIRNRWEDPAFPEICIRLTERGALRLERCIPLAARLQREADGSGWLRLHWNPDDYDWLARQLLSLGPEARVLTPTALRQCLQRLASQILACSEEEKMVT
- a CDS encoding VOC family protein; amino-acid sequence: MAQRSIIHLELPTRDRDASAVFYQAVFGWQMRHNSRYDYLYFETQDGIHGGFPGPDGQSQREGEPLIYLASEDIEATLAAIEAHGGRCLIPKTEIPGLGWWALFRDPAGNRLGLFTPAPSTSGE